One genomic segment of Natrononativus amylolyticus includes these proteins:
- a CDS encoding zinc ribbon domain-containing protein — protein MGFFERAGRKVEEFKQEATRTAESEAEYECTACGERFYTAQTACPECDSDAIEPLE, from the coding sequence ATGGGATTTTTCGAACGCGCGGGCCGGAAGGTCGAGGAGTTCAAGCAGGAGGCCACGCGGACCGCCGAGAGCGAAGCGGAGTACGAGTGTACCGCGTGTGGCGAACGGTTCTACACGGCACAGACGGCCTGTCCCGAGTGCGACAGCGACGCGATCGAACCGCTCGAGTAA
- a CDS encoding M20 family metallopeptidase — translation MAVLELARELVSIPSHDDETAAGDALEAWLRRETDADVTRDAVGNVIARKGSGPSLALVGHHDVVPPAPSQVDGDEYVVETRDGRLYGRGAADMKGAVAAAAVAFRDSEVRSSSGRTRSVDAEPAGELVFASFVGEEVGGTGARHAIENGFAPEHAIVAEGSTNYSGPGVTDVVVAHRGRRGSTITARGTASHASEPEAGENAIYRAADAVGEIRGLEVPSVEVLDEPLSGSVVVTEIEGGSAINVVPDRCTITVDERTVPGERADLEQLEKREGITRTVDQDLPPMECTDEAFAATVLEAADAVQSGTPHHVTKPHATDAGWLAQAGTECVICGASEPGQAHTKTESVSLEVLERCERIYREAAKRWLG, via the coding sequence ATGGCAGTACTCGAGCTGGCGCGCGAACTCGTCTCGATCCCGAGCCACGACGACGAGACCGCCGCCGGCGACGCACTCGAGGCGTGGCTGCGACGCGAGACCGACGCGGACGTCACCCGCGACGCGGTCGGCAACGTGATCGCCCGCAAGGGCTCCGGCCCGTCGCTGGCGCTGGTCGGCCACCACGACGTCGTCCCGCCGGCCCCCTCGCAGGTCGACGGCGACGAGTACGTCGTCGAGACCCGCGACGGTCGCCTCTACGGCCGCGGCGCGGCGGACATGAAGGGCGCCGTCGCGGCCGCGGCGGTCGCCTTCCGCGACAGCGAGGTGCGCTCCTCGAGCGGCCGAACGCGCTCGGTCGACGCCGAGCCCGCGGGCGAACTCGTCTTCGCCAGTTTCGTCGGCGAGGAGGTCGGGGGGACCGGCGCCCGCCACGCCATCGAGAACGGGTTCGCTCCCGAGCACGCGATCGTCGCCGAGGGCTCGACGAACTACTCCGGCCCCGGCGTGACGGACGTCGTCGTCGCCCACCGCGGCCGCCGGGGGAGTACGATCACCGCCCGCGGGACGGCCAGCCACGCCAGCGAGCCCGAGGCGGGTGAGAACGCGATCTACCGGGCCGCAGACGCTGTCGGCGAGATCCGGGGCCTCGAGGTCCCCAGCGTCGAGGTGCTGGACGAGCCGCTCTCGGGGAGCGTCGTCGTCACCGAGATCGAGGGCGGCTCGGCGATAAACGTCGTCCCCGACCGCTGTACGATCACCGTCGACGAGCGGACGGTTCCCGGCGAACGCGCGGACCTCGAGCAACTCGAGAAGCGCGAGGGGATCACCCGGACGGTCGACCAGGACCTCCCGCCGATGGAGTGTACCGACGAGGCGTTCGCGGCGACCGTGCTCGAGGCCGCCGATGCGGTCCAGTCGGGGACGCCCCACCACGTCACGAAACCCCACGCGACCGACGCCGGCTGGCTCGCGCAGGCGGGCACCGAGTGCGTGATCTGTGGCGCCTCCGAGCCGGGCCAGGCGCACACGAAAACCGAGAGCGTCTCGCTCGAAGTACTCGAGCGCTGCGAGCGGATCTACCGCGAGGCTGCGAAGCGCTGGCTGGGGTAG
- a CDS encoding PINc/VapC family ATPase, translating into MNVVPDTSVVIDGRVAAAIEDGQFEGATISVPEAVVAELEAQANDGHDSGWDGLSELKRLADLADEGVISLEYVGERPDAIERGHASEGEIDALIRDLAEELDATFVTSDIVQAEVAQAKGLDVEYVSPEVREVGTLALEEYFDDLTMSVHLKTDTVPMAKRGELGEMRYVEIADEPLSEAEVDELAREVVDGAKEATGGFIELSEPGMKIVQFRDYRIAIARPPFSDGIEITAVRPIAQTDMEDYEHADELKERLLERQRGVLISGSPGAGKSTFAQAVARYLSDHDYAVKTMEKPRDLQVGPEITQYTELGGQMEKTADALLMVRPDYTIYDEVRKTNDFEVFADMRLAGVGMIGVVHATRPIDALQRLIGRVELGMIPQVVDTVVYIDAGEVAKVYDVKTEVKVPAGLTEEDLARPVIQVTEFETGVPEYEIYTFNRQVVTVPLKDEEGGPGSESGVDRIAKGEIEREIRSIARGYVDVELKSQDRAVVYVDEDDISTVIGKGGGRITDVENRLGIDIDVRTHEENPHHGTSGGEAPSRSSSGGGQPAGQIVTPEITSRHIVIPLDSHHGETVEVQAAGDYLFTATVSRGGEIQVSRGSAIADELERAIDRKDPVTVVPS; encoded by the coding sequence ATGAACGTCGTGCCGGATACGAGCGTGGTCATCGACGGCCGCGTCGCTGCGGCGATCGAAGACGGGCAGTTCGAGGGAGCGACGATTTCGGTTCCCGAAGCCGTCGTCGCCGAACTCGAAGCACAGGCCAACGACGGCCACGACAGCGGCTGGGACGGCTTATCCGAGCTCAAGCGCCTCGCGGACCTCGCCGACGAGGGCGTCATCAGCCTCGAGTACGTCGGCGAGCGACCCGACGCCATCGAGCGCGGCCACGCGAGCGAGGGCGAGATCGACGCCCTCATCCGGGACCTGGCCGAGGAGCTCGACGCCACGTTCGTCACGAGCGACATCGTCCAGGCCGAAGTCGCCCAGGCGAAGGGGCTCGACGTCGAGTACGTCTCCCCCGAGGTCCGGGAGGTCGGCACGCTCGCCCTCGAGGAGTACTTCGACGACCTGACGATGAGCGTCCACCTGAAGACCGACACCGTCCCGATGGCCAAGCGGGGCGAACTCGGCGAGATGCGCTACGTGGAAATCGCCGACGAGCCGCTCTCCGAGGCGGAGGTCGACGAGCTGGCCCGCGAGGTCGTCGACGGCGCCAAGGAGGCCACCGGCGGCTTCATCGAACTCTCCGAGCCGGGGATGAAGATCGTCCAGTTCAGAGATTACCGGATCGCCATCGCCCGCCCGCCGTTTTCCGACGGGATCGAGATCACCGCCGTCAGGCCGATCGCCCAGACCGACATGGAGGACTACGAGCACGCCGACGAACTCAAAGAGCGGCTGCTCGAGCGCCAGCGCGGCGTCCTGATCTCGGGCTCGCCGGGGGCGGGGAAGTCGACGTTCGCCCAGGCGGTGGCGCGCTACCTGAGCGATCACGACTACGCCGTGAAGACGATGGAAAAGCCCCGAGACCTCCAGGTCGGCCCGGAGATCACCCAGTACACCGAGCTGGGCGGGCAGATGGAGAAGACCGCCGATGCCCTGCTGATGGTCCGGCCCGACTACACCATCTACGACGAGGTGCGAAAGACGAACGACTTCGAGGTGTTCGCGGACATGCGGCTGGCGGGCGTCGGCATGATCGGCGTCGTCCACGCCACCCGCCCGATCGACGCCCTCCAGCGGCTGATCGGCCGGGTCGAACTCGGGATGATCCCGCAGGTCGTCGACACCGTCGTCTACATCGACGCCGGGGAGGTCGCGAAGGTGTACGACGTGAAGACGGAGGTCAAGGTGCCCGCGGGCCTCACCGAGGAGGATCTCGCCCGCCCGGTGATCCAGGTCACCGAGTTCGAGACCGGCGTCCCCGAGTACGAGATCTACACGTTCAACCGCCAGGTCGTCACCGTCCCGCTGAAAGACGAGGAGGGCGGTCCCGGAAGCGAGTCCGGCGTCGACCGTATCGCCAAAGGCGAGATCGAACGCGAGATCCGTTCGATCGCCCGCGGTTACGTCGACGTCGAACTCAAAAGCCAGGATCGCGCGGTGGTCTACGTCGACGAGGACGACATCTCGACGGTGATCGGCAAGGGCGGCGGCCGGATCACCGACGTCGAGAACCGCCTGGGGATCGACATCGACGTCCGGACCCACGAGGAGAACCCCCACCACGGGACGAGCGGCGGTGAAGCCCCGTCGCGGTCGAGTAGCGGAGGGGGCCAGCCCGCCGGCCAGATCGTCACCCCCGAGATCACCTCGAGACACATCGTGATCCCCCTCGACAGCCACCACGGCGAGACCGTCGAGGTCCAGGCCGCGGGCGACTACCTCTTTACCGCGACGGTGAGCCGCGGCGGCGAGATCCAGGTCTCTCGAGGGAGCGCGATCGCGGACGAACTCGAGCGGGCGATCGACCGGAAGGATCCGGTTACCGTGGTTCCATCGTAA
- a CDS encoding MarR family transcriptional regulator: protein MVETDGEDISDLPPSAKLVFKVLEYDGPLTQKQIVEESMLSARTVRYALERLGEIGLVDENIYFADARQSLYRIQEPVTADGGGVEESANKDACCAE from the coding sequence ATGGTAGAGACTGATGGGGAGGATATCTCGGACTTGCCACCGAGTGCGAAACTCGTTTTCAAAGTACTCGAGTACGATGGGCCGCTCACGCAGAAGCAGATCGTCGAGGAGTCGATGCTCTCGGCGCGGACGGTTCGGTACGCCCTGGAGCGACTCGGCGAGATCGGACTCGTCGACGAGAACATCTACTTCGCCGACGCGCGTCAGAGTTTGTACCGCATTCAGGAGCCGGTGACGGCGGACGGCGGCGGCGTCGAGGAGTCGGCGAACAAGGACGCCTGCTGTGCGGAGTGA
- a CDS encoding DUF5305 domain-containing protein codes for MTENPRVDLLIATHGRRLLLVLVVVGVLAVVAAGWVAATPETTTVPEEVGGEVSTEASTSALVVQDGLWAEGTELEDNAVYLLNDSPTLVVSPATAVGSDDADVTHEVRIRLEATRGGSVFWEETATVDRHTAPVEDGVATSEIDVDVPAVLERKHDVERELGGVGTVDASLEVLVEYDTGEYAGELAATSPLEATGDAYWLEDPLEDSNPHTETVHTEVTDGPNVSLVALLLVVGVSAFGAAAVVYGRSDVDPEQARQAVHKRRYAEWISNGTIPMWIGDHQVELDSLEDVVDVAIDSGERVVHDRRRGLFAVVNDDVVYYFSERGTWEETAWPSVEIAEQSPPEGDDAPDDLVDAEDSSAWEKL; via the coding sequence GTGACCGAGAACCCGCGCGTCGACCTGCTGATCGCAACCCACGGCCGACGGCTCCTGCTGGTGCTGGTCGTCGTGGGCGTTCTCGCCGTCGTGGCGGCCGGCTGGGTCGCCGCGACGCCCGAGACGACGACCGTTCCCGAGGAGGTCGGCGGAGAGGTGTCGACGGAAGCGTCCACGAGCGCCCTCGTCGTCCAGGACGGGCTCTGGGCGGAGGGAACCGAACTCGAGGACAACGCGGTGTACCTGCTGAACGATTCGCCGACGCTGGTCGTCTCGCCGGCGACGGCGGTCGGCTCGGACGACGCCGACGTCACACACGAGGTACGGATTCGCCTCGAGGCGACCCGCGGCGGGTCGGTGTTCTGGGAGGAAACTGCGACCGTCGACCGCCACACGGCGCCGGTCGAAGACGGCGTCGCCACCTCCGAGATCGACGTCGACGTGCCGGCGGTTCTCGAGCGCAAACACGACGTCGAACGCGAACTCGGCGGCGTCGGCACGGTCGACGCCTCCCTCGAGGTGCTCGTCGAGTACGACACCGGCGAGTACGCCGGCGAACTCGCGGCGACGAGCCCGCTCGAGGCGACCGGAGACGCCTACTGGCTCGAGGACCCCCTCGAGGATTCGAATCCGCACACCGAAACCGTCCACACCGAAGTGACCGACGGACCGAACGTCTCGCTCGTCGCGCTGTTGCTCGTCGTGGGGGTCTCCGCGTTCGGGGCCGCGGCGGTCGTCTACGGCCGATCGGACGTCGACCCCGAGCAGGCCCGCCAGGCGGTCCACAAGCGCCGTTACGCCGAGTGGATCTCGAACGGAACGATCCCGATGTGGATCGGCGACCACCAGGTCGAACTCGACAGCCTCGAGGACGTCGTCGACGTGGCGATCGACTCGGGCGAGCGGGTCGTCCACGACCGCCGCCGCGGGCTGTTCGCCGTCGTCAACGACGACGTCGTCTACTACTTCAGCGAGCGGGGCACCTGGGAGGAGACGGCCTGGCCGTCGGTCGAGATCGCCGAACAGTCGCCACCCGAGGGCGACGACGCACCCGACGATCTCGTCGACGCCGAGGACTCCAGCGCGTGGGAGAAGCTCTAG
- a CDS encoding S26 family signal peptidase has protein sequence MTARTILERAGAVVLAVVVLSLLLGQLFGQPILLGYVATGSMEPTMDAGDGFVAVPSAVAGEVGTGDVVVFDATHLHDGGLTTHRVVAETDEGYVTHGDANPFTDQDGGEPPVTDGQIVAVALQVNGEVVTIPHLGTAIMGVQSGVETAVGSVTGAAGTTAQLEGDNVGALLVGVGVALLGFGALLDRSGAATRHPRRPDSRRNVLAFRTVLVAVLLVLVTLATAAMVVPSGVHEYGLVATASPTEDPQVVAPGETTELEHAIDNAGFVPVVAVLEPASGATAVATERVAVGSRATGGTTVTLTAPEESGETVHHVEESRYLLVLPPSVLAWLHGLHPLVAIGAVNAVLVGAITGVVAALFGTGDLRLRSAGSHVPRSVRLERKLRRWR, from the coding sequence ATGACGGCGCGAACGATTCTCGAGCGAGCGGGCGCCGTCGTCCTCGCGGTCGTGGTGCTCTCGTTGCTCCTCGGCCAGTTGTTCGGCCAACCGATCCTGCTCGGCTACGTCGCGACGGGGAGTATGGAGCCGACGATGGACGCCGGCGACGGCTTCGTCGCGGTGCCGAGTGCGGTCGCCGGCGAGGTGGGAACGGGCGACGTCGTCGTCTTCGACGCCACGCACCTCCACGACGGCGGGCTCACGACTCACCGGGTCGTCGCCGAGACCGACGAGGGCTACGTCACCCACGGCGACGCGAACCCGTTTACCGACCAGGACGGCGGCGAGCCGCCGGTGACCGACGGCCAGATCGTGGCCGTCGCCCTCCAGGTGAACGGCGAGGTCGTCACCATCCCGCACCTCGGAACGGCGATCATGGGCGTCCAGAGCGGCGTCGAAACCGCCGTCGGCTCGGTGACCGGGGCGGCCGGGACGACGGCCCAGCTCGAGGGCGACAACGTCGGGGCGCTGCTCGTCGGCGTCGGCGTCGCCCTGCTCGGTTTCGGCGCGCTGCTCGACCGATCCGGCGCGGCGACGCGCCACCCGCGTCGGCCCGACTCGCGGCGAAACGTGCTCGCGTTCCGAACCGTCCTCGTCGCCGTGTTGCTCGTCCTCGTGACGCTCGCAACCGCGGCGATGGTCGTCCCGTCTGGGGTTCACGAGTACGGCCTCGTGGCGACGGCGTCGCCGACCGAGGACCCACAGGTCGTCGCACCCGGGGAGACGACCGAACTCGAGCACGCGATCGACAACGCCGGCTTCGTGCCCGTCGTCGCGGTCCTCGAGCCGGCCAGCGGCGCCACGGCGGTCGCCACGGAGCGCGTCGCGGTTGGCAGCCGCGCGACCGGCGGGACGACGGTGACGCTCACGGCACCCGAGGAAAGCGGAGAGACCGTCCACCACGTCGAGGAGTCGCGGTACCTGCTGGTGTTGCCGCCGTCGGTGCTGGCGTGGCTCCACGGACTCCACCCGCTCGTCGCGATCGGCGCCGTGAACGCGGTGCTGGTCGGCGCGATCACCGGTGTCGTCGCCGCACTGTTCGGAACGGGCGATCTCAGGCTTCGAAGCGCCGGCTCGCACGTCCCGCGGTCGGTCAGACTCGAGCGGAAACTGCGGCGGTGGCGCTGA